GAATAGATAAAAAATTTATTAAACACATTAGAATAATAACCACTAACATTATATCTTTCATTAGGATCAAAAGAAAAATTCGCATCAAAATTAGAAATCTTTGCTTGTATTTTTTTTATATCTATACCAAATAATAAATCATATTTTCGTTGTTTTATATTTAAATTATTTTCAAAAGAAATAACTTCAATAGCTCCTTTATCCACATTTATAACAGGAAAACTAATATATGGTAATTCACCGTCAAATGAATACTTTTGGTAGTTTAATTTTGTAGTAAACTGAATATTTGAAAATAACTGAAAAGTTTTTTGATAATAAAAAAATCTGTATTTATCCATATAGTAAGATAAAATAGAGTTTAATTGAAAAGATCCAGGGCCCGTAGGAAAAGAATATCTATGACCATAGTTAGCAAAGTAAATCTGCTCATCCTCATTATATAAACCAATATACTCATAATAGCTCCAGGTTCTGTCTTTATAAAAAGAAGTATTATCTTCTATTGTACCACCAAAAGTCTGATATCTCTCTTTAAAGAATATTTTCCTACCTTTATAATTTATAAACTCACTACCCACAGTTAAATAATATTTACCCAGCTTTTTATTAAACATAAAACCATTTATTGTATTAACTTTATTTTCATTAAAATTAGCAAACGTATATACATTAAATAATTGTTCTTTTAAGTAATCTTGATTATAATATTTAAAATTAGGGATTATATTGACAGTTGCAAGCAATGAATTACTTCCAAAGTACACATTAGAATACCCATGAACCACTTCCACATTCTGTATAAAATGAGAAGGATAATTCAAAGGATATCCAAAATAATAATCATTAGTTTGATAACCATTAAAAAGTATTAAAGCTCTGGAATTAACACTACCAGGTATTTGGATACCTCTATTTCCTAAATACCAGTTAGCTCCATCTTCTACTACATATAACCCTGGTGTAAAATTAAGTAAAGTCTTTAAATCAGGATAATAAAATAATCTTAACTCAAATGGTTGGACTATTGATATACTAGCTGCAGATTTTAATATACTTTGTGTATACTTAGTTAAACTATTAACAGTAGTTATAAAATTAACTTCTTGTTCTATATAGGATTTATCATCAAAAGTTTTAGTATAATCTAATAACTCTATCTTATCTTCATTATTGCTTTTTTCAAAATTTTCTTTATTTTTGGATTCTTCAGAAAATACAAACACGCTACAAATTGAAATTAATAATAAACATAAAAAAAATACAATATACTTAATTT
The Spirochaetota bacterium DNA segment above includes these coding regions:
- a CDS encoding TonB-dependent receptor; translated protein: MLLKFIKIKYIVFFLCLLLISICSVFVFSEESKNKENFEKSNNEDKIELLDYTKTFDDKSYIEQEVNFITTVNSLTKYTQSILKSAASISIVQPFELRLFYYPDLKTLLNFTPGLYVVEDGANWYLGNRGIQIPGSVNSRALILFNGYQTNDYYFGYPLNYPSHFIQNVEVVHGYSNVYFGSNSLLATVNIIPNFKYYNQDYLKEQLFNVYTFANFNENKVNTINGFMFNKKLGKYYLTVGSEFINYKGRKIFFKERYQTFGGTIEDNTSFYKDRTWSYYEYIGLYNEDEQIYFANYGHRYSFPTGPGSFQLNSILSYYMDKYRFFYYQKTFQLFSNIQFTTKLNYQKYSFDGELPYISFPVINVDKGAIEVISFENNLNIKQRKYDLLFGIDIKKIQAKISNFDANFSFDPNERYNVSGYYSNVFNKFFIYSLYFHLDYYLRNDLILALGGKYDNYANIYKDKYYIYDSPIFGINEFKITNVMVSPVFIPKFALIKLLNENSSLKLIYSQNVRFPSLFEVYRNAYWNAYLDPASLVPLTLSYEKHHTFELVYYKEKLEKNNKSYFTFCIYKNKIKDLIYEQPAPTIFAFTIIGYKNLADLENIGAFIDYVYQIDDKSFFRFSTSYSNVRITNPIPGIFEYMPNSPKLLALVKYGYKFKNNLSVALEVKYTSETLIDDVRRLIQAASLSYPIPSDFKVKPYTIANLTVNYFIDKNSYITFYVNNLFNEKYYYPLSYSANAPVTKYPGYKRNFYIGINYTF